Within the Trachemys scripta elegans isolate TJP31775 chromosome 4, CAS_Tse_1.0, whole genome shotgun sequence genome, the region AAGTGTCGCTGTCAGTCCTCACACTTAAAAGTTGCATTTACAGCCTATGTTGCAGGGAAACCAAATCAATCCTACAAATTATTTGTAAACAAATGAATAAGTGCAAGAACAAGAGAGCCACATCTGGTGTGGAAGAATAGCTCCGTGTTAAGGTGTCCCAATTACTGACTGGATTGATCTTCGGGGCAGAGGGAAGTAGAAAGACTGATGGCTGGGAAAACAATTTTCAGAAAACAGTTTAATAGTTTAAGTCAAGTCATTGAAATCTGCCATTTCACTCCCTGGGAGGCAGCGTAGCCTTTTCCATCAGTTTTCAAAGTTCTCCTAAAAGAAttgaaagaaagaattaaaaacaatGGTTAAAGGAACTAGCAGTAAGAGAGATGGCCCAAGTGCAGGATAGGGAAACCAGTTCTACTCCCAGCTTGCATGCCAACTTTCCCTCTGGCCTgggccaagtcacttcatctttccaggcctcagtttcttcaGCAGTAAAATggggagccctgcccccacaAGGGGGTGAGAGAAAGTGTCTGTAAAGCCCTTAGGAGCTAGAAACAGCAACATATGATTAACATTTATTCCTTATGAACTTATCTAGGGCAGAAATGTTAGAGACTCAGGGCGCTGACAGAGCGGTgaaatcctgttgaagtcaataggaaagataccattgacttcagtgaaggcaGGATTTCACCAAGACATTTAACACAGCAGTGCTTCAGATAGACAATAACACCTGAAACGTAGGACTATTAGGGGGAACAATCTGGTGTTTTTGGGGTCAGTGGCCAGCAATGCCAGGGCATGCCCCGGGATGGCATGTTGCAGGGCTGAGCAGCTAGGCTGACAGGGTTAGGACATCTCCTTGGACGTGCCAATGAATGGTGCCCTCAGAACACTGGGTCACACTGTAGCCAGTTCAGACTAGCAAAGGAACAATTATCACAAGTGCCAACAGAAGAATTTCAGTGACCCTTGAGCACTCACCCAGCCACCCCGGGTCTCGATGTATCCTCTCACTTCACGGTTCCCATTAATCAGCTCCACAAGCTGGATTTGACGGGCCACAGCTGGAACTTTCCGGGAAAGGTATGCTAACAATTTCACAGACACTGCCAGAAAAGCTCTCTCGTAACCCAGCCCAGGATTCAGGCTGCTCCAACTCTTGCtgagagaatccaccatgactccaaaTTCCTCCACCTGGAAACACCAAGAGGAGGCTTTATAAAATACCACCATTAAAATAAGTCTTGGTTCAAACCCCACAGGGTTACCCAGGCCTGGCTTGCTCTGCTCTATGATTGAGGCAGGTGACCCCTTTGGCCAGTGCATTGCTTGGTACATCTAAAGTCAGACTGTAAGATCGTCAGGGCAGAGACTATAtgtattatgtgtttgtacagtgctactGTAGTTCACACAACAGtgctgggggagaaggaagggcaGTTTCCAACGTAACGAGGACTGCAAAGAGCTTAGAGCTAGAGGTGCACGAGCATTCATATTGAAACTGGGCTGGGATGAGTTCCAACCTCAGACCAGGCTCATGTCAGGTCAGCTAACACAGGTGGGGCTGTTCAGACAGCTCCCCTTCTtcattcccctcccgccccccgtcGTCCAAGAGCAGCCCCTCCCATCTCAAGACAAAGAATCCTCTCACATCACAGCACTTCAGTTAAGAAAGGAGGTGCCGGGCTCTACAGCATCTTGCAGGAGAGGGACAGACCCTGGCCTAAACAAAGAGAGGGCTTGTGCATTACCTTTCCCTTAGCCATCTCAGCAATGACGCGCCGGGCAGGCTGCTCCAGATCCTCGTTATATTGGTCTCCTAGTCTCCGCAGACGACTGGCAATAATAACCGAATCAAAGGTACTTGAGCTCTCTGCAGGAGCAGAAGATTCATGTTCTAAGgcggcagagagagagagcaggaaaaaGGGGTACAACCTGCAGGTCAAGTGGTTGAGGTTGAGAATGCCGGTTTCATATCTAAACTTATTTTATATTACATGAAAAAAATAGTGTTAAAAGAACGTGAAGTCAGGCacacagaagttaggaaatgccagatgaAGATtccccatgcaaccttaatttggaccCCTTGTGCGAATGCATTATGGGATGATCTTTAATTATATTATCACAGAATATTTCCTAATTAAAAAATCCAAAAGACTAAAAACCAGAATTTTTATCATGTGGAATCATATGGACACCTGATTTGGGTCATCAGTCCGGTTCAGATCTTTAGATCCGCAGCACAGACCTGTACCACTTGAGTTAAGAGAGTAA harbors:
- the BCL2L15 gene encoding bcl-2-like protein 15, with amino-acid sequence MKSPRTFEEQTECIVEALLSDLLGEDEWFASRSLETDSFAESHAEHESSAPAESSSTFDSVIIASRLRRLGDQYNEDLEQPARRVIAEMAKGKVEEFGVMVDSLSKSWSSLNPGLGYERAFLAVSVKLLAYLSRKVPAVARQIQLVELINGNREVRGYIETRGGWENFEN